The genome window AGATAGTGATCTCAGGGAGCAGCTTGCAAGTCTTAGTGCCCAAGTAGCACAGCTCCAAGCCAGATGCACAGACGAACATGTAAAAATTGCGTCAAAAGGgaacaaaaaacagcaacaaaaaacaaaagttgaacCAGGCGCTAAAGAAATCAAACAAATCACAGCAAAAGTACCAAGACCAAAACCGTGGTACTGTTTCAGATGTGGGGAGGATGCTCACATTGCTTCAGGATGCAGCAAAGACCCAAACCCAGCGCTAGTAGCTGCCAAAAGAAAAGCACTCAAAGAAAAGCAGCACGTGTGGGAAAGCTACAATAGTACCACTGACACATCTGATTTAAACTAAGTCAAGCTTCTGTTGTGGGACAGACAGAAGCTAGGGATGAGAAACGTCCCAattgtaaaaacacaaagaaagcaaTAAGCTTAAACACTGACGCACATTACAACAAGAAACTGCCTAGTCGACTTGTGGGGAGCAAGTGTACATCCAAAGTGGCTGTCAATGGAGTGGACTGCAGCTGCTTACTGGATACCGGCTCACAAGTCACCACCATATCCATGACCTTCTACCAAGACCATTTAGCTGAGCACCCCATTAAGCCCATTTCTGAGCTTCTTGAAGTTGAGGGGGCCAATGGCCAAACCGTCCCATATCTAGGATATGTGGAGACAAACATAAAGTTTCcaaaaaactttttggaaactGAACCTGAGATACTCACCTTGGCCCTCATTGTCCCTGATCTCCGTTCAAACAGTGATACCCCTCTGCTAATTGGCACAAACACTCTTGACCCCTTGTATGACCTGCACTGCGAGTCCTTACCTCATTCTCAGTCCGTTCCATACGGCTATCAGCAGGTCTTGAAAACACTTAAGGtcagaaagaaacaaactgaaagTGGCAAAATTGGTCTGGTGAAACTTAAAGGTCAAACTATTTATGTTCTACCTGCAAACCAGAAAGTTCTGTTTGAGGGTTTTGTGTACTCCAACCAAGCTGAGTCAGAACAGTGGGCATTACTTGAACAGCCAACTAGCTCATCTTTGCCAGGCGGTGTCTTTGTCGATTGCTGCCTCATCACTCTGCCAAAGCATGGTCCCTACAAAGTTCCAGTGATCCTGAGAAACGAGACAAATCATGACATCACACTTCCTGCCAACTGTGTGATCGCTGAGCTAGTTGCCCCTGATCGTGTCATTCCAAATCCTTCGCCCACAGAGGAAAGTGACCAGCCGATCACTGCTAACTGTTCTGCCCAACAGCAGAGCACGGACCCAAAGTCTTCCTTGAACTTCGACTTTGGTTCATCATCACTTCCTGAGGAATGGAAACACAGGATcacacaaacattaaacactttCTCCGATGTCTTCTCTCACCACGACCTCGACTTCGGTCATGCGACGAAGGTTCAGCATCACATTAACCTCAAAGACGATACTCCCTTTAAACAGAGGTCACGACCCGTTCACCCCAATGATTTCGAGGCAGTCAAAAAGCATCTCAGAGCCCTTTTAGATGCTGGTGTCATTAAAGAGTCTGAGTCCCCGTTTTCCTCGCCCATTGTTGTGGTGCGAAAAAAGAATGGTGATGTGAGGTTATGTGTAGATTATAGGAAACTAAATCTGCAGACCATCCGTGATGCCTACGCATTACCAAATTTAGAGGAGTCTTTTTCTGCCCTTGCCGGGTCGCAATGGTTTTCTGTGATGGACCTTAAATCGGGGTATTATCAGATCGAGATGTGTGAGGCAGATAAACCAAAGACAGCCTTTGTGTGCCCCTTTGGGTTCTATGAATTTAATCGTATGCCCCAGGGAATAACAAATGCTCCGAGCACTTTTCAAAGGCTCATGGAGAAATGTATGACAGACATCAACCTGAAAGAGGTTCTCGTTTTCCTGGACGATTTAATAGTGTTTTCCAGCACACTCGAAGAGCATGAAACCCGGCTTGTTCATGTCCTTGAACGCCTGAGAGAATACGGGCTCAAGCTCTCACCCGAAAAGTGTTGGTTCTTTCAGTCCTCCGTTCGCTATCTAGGACACATTGTGTCCAGGGAGGGAGTAAAGACAGATCCTGAGAAGGTTGAATCGTTAAAAACCTGGCCAAGACCTCAAACCTTGAAAGAACTCCAGTCATTTCTTGGGTTTACCGGTTATTACCGGAGGTTCGTGAAGGACTACTCAAAAATAGTTAAACCACTTACCTCTCTCACCGCCGGCTATCCACCTCGGCGCAAAGGTCGCAAACCTGTTCCAACTGACGGTAACTACCTTGACCCCAAGCAACCTTTTGGGAAACGCTGGAGTGATTCATGTCAGCAAGCCTTTGAAAGAATCATTGCACAACTCACCTCTGCACCTGTGCTTGGCTATGCTGATCCAAAGCTGCCTTACTTCCTTCATACAGACGCCAGCACCACAGGGTTGGGGGCTGccctgtatcagaaacaaggAGAAACCACACGCGTGATCGCTTATGCAAGCCGAGGCTTATCTCGAAGTGAGTCCAGATACCCGGCTCATAAGTTGGAGTTTTTGGCCCTTAAATGGGCCATAACAGACAAATTTCACGATTATCTGTACGGCAATACTTTCACAGTTGTTACAGATAACAACCCTTTAACCTACCTGCTCACTTCAGCGAAGCTAGACGCCGCTAGCTACCGCTGGCTTGCAGCATTGTCAACTTACACCTTCGACATCAAATACAGAGCTGGCAGACAGAATCTAGACGCCGATGGTCTATCCAGAAGGCCTCACGGGGCGCTTGTGGACGACGTGGTCTCTCAAGAGGAATGCCAACGCATCGAGAAGTTCAGGTCTCATCTTCTGTCATCTGTAAGGGACGCGGAACCCCAACTCCTCCTTGCAGATACTGTCACTGCAACCTGTCAGAGGCATACAGCTTTGCTAGATGATGCACCATCTTTTGGCCTTGTGCAGTCTCTTGCCATGTCCTCTGCAGCCATTCCTACTGTCTTTGAGGAGGAAGATTTAAACAATGGTCTCCTCACAATTCCGAAGTACAGTCACTCTGATCTCATGCAGGCACAAAGAAACGATTCTATCATTGGCAAAGTCATCCGCCTATTAGAATCAGGAAGTAACTTACCTGCTGGGTTCAAAGCCGACTCCTCTGACCTTCATTTGATCTTGAAAGAATGGAAGCGTCTTGAGCTTCAAGATGATCTTCTTTACCGAAAGCGCTTCTCTGGAACCGAAATCATCATGCAGTTTGTTCTCCCTGAGACTCTCAGGTCCATTGTGTTGCAAAACCTTCATGACGAAATGGGCCATCTAGGGATAGAGCGAACAGTCGAACTTGTAAGGTCTCGTTTCTATTGGCCGAGAATGGCCTCAGATGTCGAAAGAAAGGTAAAGACATGTGAGAGATGTGTCCGCAGAAAAACTCCACCAGATAAGGCGGCTCCACTCGTTAACATCCAGACCACCAGGCCGCTAGAGCTCGTATGTATGGACTTCCTCTCGCTAGAGCCTGACAGCAAGAACACAAAAGACATTCTAGTGATAACAGATCACTTTACTAAGTATGCTGTGGCAATTCCCACAAGAGATCAAAAGGCGACCACGGTGGCAAGGTGCCTGTGGGAACATTTCCTTGTGCACTATGGATTCCCCGAGCGTCTCCACAGTGACCAGGGGAGAGATTTTGAGTCGCACACAATCCGAGAACTGTGCTCCCTCCTAGGCATACGAAAAGTAAGAACCAGTCCGTATCACCCTAGGGGGAACCCAGTAGAGCGCTACAACCGAACCCTGCTCAGTATGTTGGGTACTTTGAAGGACAGAGAAAAAACCCACTGGCGTGACTACGTGAAACCCCTCACACACGCCTATAACTGTACAAAAAATGATGTTACCGGTTTCTCCCCATACGAGCTAATGTTTGGCAGACAGCCACGGCTGCCCGTGGACATCGCTTTCGGACTCCcagtaaacaacaaacagaccCTCTCACATTCTCACTACGTGAAAACCTTGAAAACTCATCTTAAAGAGAGCTATGAAGTAGCCACCAAGAACTCTCGCCAAGTGgctgagaaaaacaagaaaaggttTGACAAGGTTATCCGTGAGTCCACGTTGGATGTCGGGGATCGGGTCTTAGTCCGAAATCTTCGTCTCAGAAGTAAACACAAACTGGCAGACCGTTGGGAGCCAATAGTGTATGTAGTCACCAAGAGAATGGGAGACTTACCGGTGTATACACTGAAACCAGAGAAAGAAGATGGTCCCCTGAGAACGCTCCACCGAGACCTTTTGCTCCCCTGTGGTTTTCTTCCACAGGCGGAAGAAGAGGAGCCCAAGCGTATCAGTAAGCCTCAAAGACCACAAACTCGACAAAGTCTCACTCAAGCAGAGGATAACGACTTGATCCAAgagaatgatgatgatgaaatctGTTATCAGTTTCAACCATCAGAGGAGATAAAAGAGACACATTTCATCAAAATATATGAGACACAAAAACTGAACTCAGACAAACAAAAGGATGGACATGGAAAACCTGGAAAGGAACCTGACAACCACTTACCTGGAACTGGAATACACTTACCTGGAACTGGAATACACCTACCTGAAACTGGAACAAACTTACGGGAAATGTCAACTGGAGCCCCACGCTTACCTGGAAGTCCCTCCATGGAGAGGTCAAGTGATGGGGAGCCCAATCTGGAACCACCTGAAAGAGAAAATGAGAGTGAATCAAATGAGACAGATGTTGAACATGGAGTCACAGCAAATGAGGAAACTGACCTTGAGGCAGGAGACAGTCTCTTTAACCAGCCTCCATCCATGCCAGATAACACCTTGGCAGATGGGTCAGACCTACCTGAAATGAGCTACATGCAGACAGAAAATCAAGTGGTGGCTGACCAACCAGTGGCTATGACCCAAAGTGACAACTCAGACCCATCTCAACCTGTGCGGAGATCTGAGAGAACTCGTCAGCCAATGAAAAGACTTGATTATCCTCAGTTAGGCAACCCATTAGTCACAGTCGTTAAGTCACTATTCCAAGGGTTAAGTGAAGCTTTTATTGATTCCCTGAATACTGACAATAAGGATTATTGGTCCCAGAGTCAAGCTTTTGAAATCACCACTCCTATTGTAGAGTAATAAACATGCAGCGGGACGTGCATGAGAATTAAAAGGGGAGGGTGTAACCCAGTACATAATTGgggataaaaatattattagttctttgaaattatatatatttttatttatcaacccttatttgattattatttatttatttattattttcccatttatatttattttgcacacacccagtatttatttgtatattatttttcgaaaaaaaaaagtagttccaCCCTTTTCTCGCGAGAGTCAGAGTGAGAGCAGCCATGACGAGCAGGTGAGAAATACCGAAGCAAGTCACTCTTTAGTAAACAAAAACCGGCGGTTGTTAACTCACTTTAGAGCACAGAAAAAGTCTGGAAACTGCACCTAACGGGAGCAGAGGGATTGTCGAGGacctgtgtgttgttgttttcggCAGAGACCTGGTGAGTTACCTGAGCTAACTTAGAGCTAATTAGTgctagctaatgctaacagcaGTAGCCACAGTGTGTATTGGGCCGCGACACGGCCGAAAACTTGTAAACACATGAACGTGACTTGCCGCTactgtttactgtgtgtgtccagaggTAAAGCTGCACATTTTGCTCGGTTAATCTGATGAGAAATGGGGTGTGCTGTTTATTTTACTGCTGTGggtatttttctgtgtgtttatttcaaGATGCACTGGTTAAAGATGTGTGTTCTGTTGAAAACTGCTAAAAAGGTTAATTCATAACAGAGGCAGACACTCTGGAATcttgaatttaatattttaatgtgtgttaaaGGTGCATTCTGTCATTTTTCAGTTCATAACTTAATGAACATGTGTGCAATggttaaaaaaggttaaaattgaTAATATTCCATATGGAAACTGATCTAAAATTACCATATCTCATGGTAAACAGTTAAAACGATAATTAATTCCATCACTACTGAGTTCCAGTATTGCATCCTGTGTGTTGAGATATTTGAATATGGCCATAACAGAGAAGTTTGATGAGTGATTTAGTAATAGTCCTGTCTTTATACAGGCTAGGTTTTTTGAGCACCCTCAGAACTTACCGTAGATATGGATCGGGATTCTCCTCATGGAAGGAGATGGCGAGCCAGTGATACCAAAGGAGCAGAGAACCAGCACCTGAGCCTGAGGAGGACATCCAGCCCTTCTTCACCGTAACTGAGTGTG of Centropristis striata isolate RG_2023a ecotype Rhode Island chromosome 12, C.striata_1.0, whole genome shotgun sequence contains these proteins:
- the LOC131981887 gene encoding uncharacterized protein LOC131981887, translated to MGDLPVYTLKPEKEDGPLRTLHRDLLLPCGFLPQAEEEEPKRISKPQRPQTRQSLTQAEDNDLIQENDDDEICYQFQPSEEIKETHFIKIYETQKLNSDKQKDGHGKPGKEPDNHLPGTGIHLPGTGIHLPETGTNLREMSTGAPRLPGSPSMERSSDGEPNLEPPERENESESNETDVEHGVTANEETDLEAGDSLFNQPPSMPDNTLADGSDLPEMSYMQTENQVVADQPVAMTQSDNSDPSQPVRRSERTRQPMKRLDYPQLGNPLVTVVKSLFQGLSEAFIDSLNTDNKDYWSQSQAFEITTPIVE